Proteins encoded within one genomic window of Episyrphus balteatus chromosome 1, idEpiBalt1.1, whole genome shotgun sequence:
- the LOC129905901 gene encoding MORN repeat-containing protein 3 produces MKKRNEREVDIRKAHINGFRPFVKYHPVGSYQGCFHHSHFDGYGVKTFTKKNLVYDGQWKDSKCHGQGTLRKINQDGTSDRLYVGQWTNGKRCGEGKMFHKDGIYYGFWKDNKRSGIGIMWYKDGKIFLGEWKNGFYDGAGILMYANGNRYEGFFENGMKHGEGLYIHNETGQVQKGMWYQDVCKTSIMFDEFRNQAIRPTPYPIEEIQLLDPNNLVKTLFREYLPEPILKTEKKISCIDFIIKMRTKLLGLRI; encoded by the exons atgaaaaaACGAAATGAACGTGAAGTTGATATACGAAAAGCTCATATTAATGGATTTCGTCCATTTGTAAAGTATCATCCTGTGGGAAGTTATCAAGGATGTTTCCATCATAGTCATTTTGATGGATATGGTGTAAAGACCTTTACAAAAAAGAATCTTGTTTATGATGGTCAATGGAAAGATTCGAAATGCCATGGTCAAGGGACGTTAAGGAAAATTAATCAAGACGGTACATCAGATCGGTTGTATGTTGGACAATGGACCAATGGGAAACGTTGTGGTGAGGGTAAAATGTTCCACAAAGATGGAATCTATTATGGATTCTGGAAGGATAACAAACGATCTGGGATTGGTATAATGTGGTATAAagatggaaagatttttttgggTGAATGGAAAAATGGATTTTATGATGGAGCTGGAATTTTGATGTATGCTAATGGGAATCGATATGAAGGATTTTTTGAGAATGGTATGAAACATGGTGAAGGATTGTACATTCACAATGAAACGGGTCAGGTTCAAAAAGGAATGTGGTATCAGGATGTATGTAAAACATCGATTATGTTTGATGAGTTTAGGAATCAAGCTATAAGACCAACACCATATCCTATTGAAGAG atCCAACTTTTAGACCCAAACAATCTTGTTAAGACACTTTTTAGAGAATATCTCCCAGAGCCgattttaaaaacagaaaag AAAATCTCCTGCATCGactttataataaaaatgagaac GAAACTTCTGGGTCTCAGAATTTAA
- the LOC129905895 gene encoding protein three rows has translation MSSHQQLILDLKTSRESAAKAINEIYFKLTKCKEDTKSKSGISYNAVHAICMAIKDKGNFHEIYAEAIKKWVSDISDAHWNMFVELLRFILGDFYSKNLFEHSVSLAALVTADHITTPADVKSHLKLFSRHLYYTHTHLTQDQIKEVFKNITQIIIKSKDIQYKDLIDDFLTNVLAMLQTIIVKHIDKAANLFEKFFSALVALKIDSNKLNESFMLLTKYLIHFIYLDVTDKNSVFSQNLLRSCKDNQSFKAHKFQSYAFNLFYYFIKLLLFPNALDFNKNFVEIIEKFSVFYDRSELMTDPWFMDTIVTMARVMDSFKGQKVLLESMDENSHKTMYTLIEKLIKLAHGVNYESGLWTCCNSVRKHIIFKLCIAQMSMFEVAVEQGYKKPELGISMGTILKHTIAVAECFKCSTVKSEIGQIMKVLSLCAQNVKTKEHAELLAKMLLLPTRIVDHLPENSPRMLMKCLLDVHKISGNVQGQTEAYALYIANLMESKMDTELIRKYIGAFYSLDPCMCVSETLEESAFPLKPTHFSRRLLHSMETTVFFKTRGSNILVITSLLKSSKSILDFVLVARQFPQVNVIKKLERKYAELKAKSTLSPLEHLALGHICKIRALQQIDDLKNLIHITKVNDESLPELSDVEKLKKIDVIAEMQIMRIALEAIKEFEKFFEFSSQRVIPAEEDYSIDWEPIIDDVALMARWFHFRGYVDYAYKAWRLLLRITSHVDDILNRIRALGFLCDECQFIELYDPEFNIEQKIITMEAGIYECLLNLEFLTPRRQNYVLICLCNIGWFLATKGQFNESQILLDVVWGKLDELVERKNKFELVRATHLAISFRIQWKLQKEISKKKAFAQVDKILDEIRAVVYYTSEDSLNFPILLFAVVSDISEFSTNRLCEADTLPYVQMVLKLALDTGAAFRIVHFLILWTHINLQSENAAKCQAKLDLIDILYRNEMPSTPAHPGISITNTKHAFNINQADTRLIYEEEAVRKAVYINPISPVRIKYKAPSIHRDLESFLISHGSSCTCDKCSHAFLSWQIFKVGCLNARLLYLGDVYSEARTFYSKAINWCNTKTHKMHTKFHFRDYEFSMLIQYINLLRRTKNFSEAITTSDCSLKVYNKFKNALDGAYHINLSLQLESTKIEMNKKPITPKSPKAKRLLKYSPVELKTSPEELTLTATKRRGRAKKESPQTLKENIENIIYKDPAGTSSASSQASRVKSAKRKEKSPTDADAIDDICKTVEKVQISDEVIPKKSSTRRRGGKQNLNTAIIIIDDDDSPVPTTKQCTIPKSASKVECTPKTRGRPKKAPATVAVAKSGDAESRSKLLRRRI, from the exons atgtcgtcaCATCAACAACTCATACTCGATTTGAAAACTTCCCGCGAATCAGCTGCCAAAgcaataaatgaaatttatttcaaattaacaaaatgCAAAGAAGACACAAAAAGTAAAAGTGGAATTTCTTATAATGCTGTCCATGCTATATGCATGGCAATTAAGGATAAAGGAAACTTTCATGAAATCTATGCCGAGGCCATCAAAAAGTGGGTATCTGATATTTCCGATGCTCATTGGAATATGTTTGTTGAACTCTTGCGATTCATACTTGGTGATTTCTATTCAAAG aatCTCTTCGAACACTCTGTTTCATTGGCTGCCTTGGTTACAGCTGATCACATAACCACGCCAGCTGATGTGAAATCtcacttaaaacttttttcccgCCATCTGTACTACACTCACACACATCTCACACAGGACCAAATAAAAGAAGTATTCAAAAACATTACCCAAATCATAATCAAATCCAAAGATATCCAATACAAAGACTTAATCGATGATTTCCTAACAAATGTTTTAGCGATGTTACAAACTATAATTGTCAAGCATATAGACAAAGCTgctaatttatttgaaaaatttttctcagCTTTAGTTGCACTCAAAATCGATTCCAACAAATTGAATGAATCATTCATGCTACTCACAAAGTAtctaattcattttatttatctcGATGTAACGGACAAGAACAGTGTGTTTTCTCAAAATTTACTCAGATCTTGCAAAGATAATCAATCATTTAAAGCTCATAAATTTCAAAGTTACGCTTTCAATCTATTTTACTATTTTATCAAACTTCTACTTTTCCCAAATGCCCTTGATTTCAATAAGAATTTCgttgaaattattgaaaaattctcaGTTTTCTATGATCGTTCTGAACTAATGACTGATCCTTGGTTTATGGATACAATAGTAACAATGGCACGAGTTATGGACTCTTTCAAGGGACAGAAAGTACTACTCGAATCCATGGACGAGAACAGTCACAAAACAATGTACACTCTTATTGAGAAGTTGATCAAACTTGCACATGGAGTGAACTATGAATCCGGTCTTTGGACATGTTGCAATAGTGTTAGAAAGCACATTATCTTTAAACTATGCATTGCACAGATGTCAATGTTTGAGGTTGCTGTTGAGCAAGGATACAAGAAACCTGAACTTGGAATAAGTATGGGGACAATATTAAAGCACACCATTGCCGTTGCAGAGTGTTTTAAATGTTCCACAGTTAAATCCGAAATTGGACAAATTATGAAAGTCTTGTCTCTTTGTGCTCAGAATGTTAAAACCAAAGAACATGCTGAACTTTTAGCTAAAATGTTACTTCTACCAACAAGAATTGTAGATCATCTTCCCGAAAATAGTCCTAGAATGCTAATGAAATGTTTGTTGGATGTTCACAAAATCAGTGGGAATGTACAGGGTCAAACAGAGGCCTATGCTTTGTATATAGCTAATCTAATGGAATCCAAAATGGATACGGAATTGATTAGAAAATACATTGGAGCTTTCTACAGCTTAGACCCTTGCATGTGTGTGAGTGAGACCTTAGAAGAATCTGCATTCCCTTTGAAACCAACACATTTTAGTCGTCGTTTATTGCATTCAATGGAAACTACagtcttttttaaaacaagagGCAGTAATATTCTTGTTATTACTTCTCTTCTAAAATCATCAAAAAGTATTCTTGACTTTGTTCTTGTAGCTCGTCAATTCCCTCAAGTaaatgtcattaaaaaattggaaagaaAATATGCTGAACTTAAAGCCAAGTCTACACTTTCCCCATTGGAACACCTTGCTTTgggtcatatttgtaaaattcgTGCACTCCAGCAAATCGATGACTTGAAGAATCTCATACATATTACCAAAGTAAATGATGAATCTTTGCCTGAATTATCGGATGTTGAAAAGTTGAAAAAGATTGATGTGATTGCTGAAATGCAAATTATGAGAATAGCTCTCGAAGCGATTAAAGAATTTGAAAAGTTCTTTGAGTTTTCATCGCAGAGAGTAATACCTGCCGAAGAAGATTACTCAATCGATTGGGAGCCAATTATTGATGATGTCGCTTTGATGGCCCGATGGTTCCATTTTCGTGGATACGTAGATTATGCTTACAAAGCTTGGCGACTGCTTCTTCGAATAACAAGTCATGTCGATGATATTCTGAATCGAATTAGAGCTTTGGGATTCTTATGTGATGAATGTCAGTTTATTGAACTTTATGATCCAGAGTTTAATATTGAACAGAAAATAATAACAATGGAAGCGGGAATCTATGAATGTTTACTTAATTTGGAATTTCTAACTCCTCGTCGACAGAATTATGTTTTGATTTGTCTTTGTAATATTGGATGGTTTTTGGCAACCAAAGGTCAATTCAATGAAAGTCAAATTCTTCTCGATGTTGTTTGGGGAAAGCTAGACGAATTAGTTGAAAGAAAGAATAAATTCGAATTGGTTCGTGCTACCCATTTGGCTATTAGTTTTCGAATTCAATGGAAATTACAAAAGGAAATATCAAAAAAGAAAGCTTTTGCTCAAGTGGATAAGATTTTAGATGAGATTAGAGCTGTTGTTTATTATACTTCGGAGGATTCgttgaattttccaattttacTATTTGCTGTTGTCAGTGATATTAGTGAATTTAGTACTAATCGATTGTGTGAAGCGGATACTTTACCTTATGTTCAGATGGTTTTGAAATTGGCTTTGGATACTGGAGCTGCATTTCGGAtagttcattttttaattttatggacACATATTAATTTGCAATCGGAAAATGCTGCCAAATGTCAg gCAAAATTGGATCTCATTGACATTTTATATCGAAACGAAATGCCATCCACTCCTGCACACCCAGGGATCTCCATAACAAACACTAAACATGCTTTCAATATCAATCAAGCTGACACTCGTCTGATTTATGAAGAAGAAGCTGTACGCAAAGCTGTTTACATTAATCCAATATCACCAGTACGAATT aaatacaaAGCTCCTTCAATTCATCGAGACTTGGAATCCTTTCTTATATCTCATGGTTCATCGTGTACTTGTGATAAATGTTCTCATGCATTTCTAAGTTGGCAAATATTTAAAGTCGGCTGCCTCAATGCAAGGCTTTTGTACCTTGGTGATGTCTATAGTGAAGCTAGAACATTCTATTCCAAAGCAATAAATTGGTGCAACACTAAGACACAtaaaatgcatacaaaattcCATTTCAGAGATTATGAATTTTCAATGTTGATTCAATACATAAATCTCCTGCGTCGAACAAAGAATTTTAGCGAAGCTATCACCACAAGCGATTGTTCTCTTAAAGTttacaataaattcaaaaatgcgcTAGATGGAGCTTATCATATTAATTTATCATTACAATTAGAATCAACGAAAATTGAGATGAACAAAAAACCAATCACACCAAAATCGCCAAAAGCAAAAAGACTTCTTAAATACAGTCCAGTCGAACTGAAAACTTCACCTGAAGAGTTGACTTTAACAGCAACAAAGAGGAGAGGAAGAGCCAAGAAAGAATCACCACAAACACTAAAGGAGAACATAGAAAATATCATTTACAAAGATCCTGCTGGAACATCATCTGCTTCTTCGCAAGCTTCAAGAGTAAAAAGTGCCAAACGTAAAGAAAAATCACCAACAGATGCAGATGCTATCGATGATATATGCAAGACTGtagaaaaagttcaaatatcagACGAAGTCATACCAAAGAAGTCCTCAACACGCAGAAGAGGtggtaaacaaaatttgaatacggcaattataataattgatgacGATGATTCGCCGGTACCAACAACGAAACAGTGCACCATTCCAAAGTCAGCAAGTAAAGTGGAGTGCACGCCTAAAACTCGAGGACGCCCTAAGAAAGCACCAGCCACTGTTGCTGTTGCAAAGTCAGGAGATGCGGAATCTCGAAGTAAATTGCTAAGAAGGCGAATTTGA
- the LOC129905896 gene encoding uncharacterized protein LOC129905896, which yields MYFRCVIKMCKSNPNRDEKSTNITFHKFPTDEFKRKKWMEALKLDTIKSSSVICSDHFQPNDFISDSTKNKTRLYPSAVPFLRNDVEESQNCFAIENNSGHQMKIFDTCKPIVRSCSDSLKNPPNSGIKFGDSKPVVWNVKSPLNTGIKFVDSKPINNNVTPNKPQVFFVQPPSASKILPKEDKPPTKPLIVFIDPSSTLSKSGPIFFDPSSSSKILPNDDKNTNKILPAFINPTSTGNILPKEKKPESIEPSLKSKIREEKMKLKIETLKQSESKSRHKVKILHQKIRRHTRSLNCLQQKVSNLKQTLSQRGKRGCLVQNPIKQIKLPKVDNKPTPIPNPPDLTFTNPTHPKVDNKPTPIPNPPDFTFTSPTTSPTTNIDFDQSEELQETANEVSEFDQGRLIFEVNFKNNELFNEYKDFVIEGLRLSLTDKGLFILVEDDTKIQVYREFAVVNEKEENAAESAGTIPNQIGSVVEVKCDSQNLVHNMPKIDDDQETLDNHMPDIDHYQQTLGDPVTKIEVPELQDDIQIAFKNEDIPITGVLTVETQPLEKINSMLIPPKEIIKRTPQQISLLKKRKIQEERERLKQKKPNLNVITNDHNDKRKSINLRPDRYLDHNPEFLDWKSILSKNPLG from the exons atgtATTTCAGATGTGTAATTAAAATGTGTAAAAGCAATCCGAATAGAGATGAAAAATCTACAAATATTACTTTCCACAA atttCCTACAGATGAATTTAAGCGCAAAAAATGGATGGAAGCTCTTAAACTGGATACAATAAAATCTTCGTCTGTTATTTGTTCAGATCACTTTCAACCGAATGATTTTATAAGTGATTccaccaaaaataaaacacgaCTATATCCTTCCGCAGTACCGTTTTTACGTAACGATGTAGAGGAATCACA GAATTGTTTCGCAATTGAAAATAACTCAGggcatcaaatgaaaatatttgatACTTGCAAACCTATTGTAAGGAGCTGCAGCGATAGTTTAAAAAATCCACCAAACTCTGGAATTAAATTTGGTGATTCCAAACCGGTTGTATGGAATGTTAAAAGTCCACTTAATACTGGAATCAAATTTGTTGATTCCAAACCGATT AATAATAACGTGACACCAAATAAACCACAGGTATTTTTTGTTCAACCACCTTCAGCTTCGAAGATATTACCAAAGGAAGACAAGCCACCGACCAAACCATTAATTGTATTTATTGATCCTAGTTCAACTTTGAGTAAATCAGGGCCCATATTTTTTGATCCCAGTTCATCTTCAAAAATATTACCAAATGACGACAAAAATACGAATAAAATACTGCCCGCATTTATTAATCCCACTTCAACTGGTAATATattaccaaaagaaaaaaagcctGAATCTATTGAACCtagtttaaaatcgaaaattagggaagaaaaaatgaaattaaaaatcgaAACTTTAAAGCAATCTGAATCCAAAAGTAGacataaagttaaaattttacatCAGAAGATACGAAGGCATACAAGAAGTTTAAACTGCCTGCAGCAAAAAGTCtccaatttaaaacaaacactGAGCCAAAGAG gaAAAAGGGGTTGTCTTGTTCAAAAtccaattaaacaaataaaacttcCAAAAGTCGATAATAAACCGACACCAATTCCAAATCCTCCAGATTTAACCTTCACTAATCCCACTCATCCAAAAGTCGATAATAAACCGACACCAATTCCAAATCCTCCAGATTTTACCTTCACTAGTCCCACAACCAGTCCCACCACAAATATTGACTTCGATCAATCAGAAGAATTACAAGAAACCGCAAATGAAGTTTCAGAATTTGATCAAGGTCGACTGATATTTgaagttaatttcaaaaacaatgaaCTTTTCAATGAATACAAAGATTTTGTGATAGAAGGCTTACGTTTATCTCTAACGGATAAAGGCCTATTTATTCTTGTTGAAGATGATACTAAAATTCAAGTTTATCGTGAATTTGCAGTTGTTAATGAAAAAGAGGAAAACGCTGCAGAAAGTGCTGGCACAATTCCAAACCAGATAGGATCTGTTGTAGAGGTAAAATGTGATTCACAAAATCTGGTACATAATATGCCAAAAATCGATGATGACCAAGAAACTCTGGATAATCATATGCCAGATATTGATCATTATCAACAAACTCTTGGCGATCCTGTGACAAAAATCGAAGTACCAGAACTTCAAGACGATATTCaaatagcttttaaaaatgAAGACATACCAATTACAGGAGTACTTACAGTCGAAACTCAAccattagaaaaaataaattctatgcTAATTCCGCCTAAAGAAATTATCAAAAGGACTCCCCAACAAATTTCGctgcttaaaaaaagaaaaattcaagaaGAACGCGAGCGGCTAAAACAAAAGAAACCCAATCTAAATGTAATCACAAACGATCACAATGACAAAAGGAAATCAATCAATCTACGACCAGATCGTTACCTTGACCATAATCCTGAGTTTCTTGATTGGAAATCCATTTTATCAAAGAATCCTTTGGGTTGA